Proteins encoded in a region of the Populus nigra chromosome 3, ddPopNigr1.1, whole genome shotgun sequence genome:
- the LOC133688360 gene encoding two-on-two hemoglobin-3 produces MQSLQEKASEWSGVDSADAFAIDNTNLFQKLGLQTFINLSTNFYNSVYDDEEEWFRSIFVNSKKEEAIQNQYEFFVQRMGGPPLYSQRKGHPALIGRHRPFPVTHQAAERWLHHMQKAVDSTSDIDEDSKIKMMNFFRHTAFFLVAGDELKNQNGRVPYKHGASK; encoded by the exons ATGCAGTCATTGCAAGAGAAAGCCTCCGAGTGGAGTGGAGTTGACTCTGCTGACGCGTTTGCTATTGACAACACTAACTTGTTTCAAAAGCTTGGCCTTCAAACTTTCATCAACCTCTCCACAAATTTTTATAACAG cgtttatgatgatgaagaagagtgGTTTAGATCCATATTTGTGAATTCTAAGAAAGAAGAAGCCATTCAGAATCAGTATGAGTTTTTTGTGCAGAGAATGGGAGGGCCTCCTTTGTATTCTCAACGGAAAG GTCATCCTGCTCTAATTGGACGCCATCGACCATTTCCTGTCACACACCAAGCTGCAGAGAGGTGGTTACATCACATGCAGAAGGCAGTGGACAGCACCTCAGATATCGACGAagactcaaaaatcaaaatgatgaaCTTTTTCAG GCACACCGCATTCTTTCTCGTGGCTGGAGAtgaattgaagaatcaaaatggGCGTGTTCCTTATAAGCATGGCGCCAGCAAATGA
- the LOC133689772 gene encoding serine/threonine-protein kinase AFC3 isoform X2 has product MVAAVVDIERMEKQQRVRKRPRFAWDVGPAQPEERAPVVARNEGMAARYVSPPRREDDREGHYMFNLGENLTPRYKILSKMGEGTFGRVLECWDRQTREYVAIKVVRSIHKYRDAAMIEVDILQRVAKNEKASSRCVQIRNWFDYRNHICIVFEKLGPSLFDFLKRNKYSPFPVDLVREFGRQLLESVACLGWSYPCDLWSIGCILVELCSGEALFQTHENLEHLAMMERVLGPLPEHMILRANRGAEKYFRRGSRLNWPEGAVSRESIRAVKKLDRLKLMISQHVDSSRSSLIDLLHGLLKYDPSERLTAWQALNHPFFKCPT; this is encoded by the exons ATGGTTGCAGCAGTTGTCGATATCGAAAGGATGGAGAAGCAGCAGCGTGTCAGAAAACGGCCAAGATTCGCGTGGGACGTAGGCCCCGCACAACcagag GAACGGGCTCCAGTGGTGGCTCGAAATGAGGGGATGGCGGCTAGGTATGTGTCCCCGCCGAGAAGGGAGGATGATCGTGAAGGACATTATATGTTTAATCTCGGCGAGAATTTGACTCCAAGAT ATAAAATATTGAGCAAAATGGGTGAAG GCACTTTTGGGCGAGTTTTGGAATGTTGGGATCGCCAAACACGAGAGTATGTGGCAATCAAGGTAGTACGTAGCATTCACAAGTATCGTGATGCAGCAATGATTGAAGTCGATATACTTCAGCGTGTTGCCAAGAATGAAAAAGCCAGCTCACG ATGTGTTCAGATTCGGAACTGGTTTGATTACCGCAATCACATTTGTATT GTATTTGAGAAGCTTGGACCAAGTTTGTTTGATTTTCTAAAGAGAAATAAATACAGCCCATTCCCTGTGGATCTTGTTCGGGAATTTGGACGTCAGCTTTTGGAATCTGTAGCAT GTCTAGGTTGGTCTTATCcatgtgacttgtggagcattggTTGTATACTAGTTGAGTTATGCTCG GGCGAAGCTCTATTCCAGACACACGAGAACTTGGAACATTTAGCTATGATGGAGAGGGTATTGGGACCTCTGCCAGAGCACATGATTCTTAGGGCTAA TCGTGGAGCTGAGAAATATTTTCGGAGAGGATCCAGGTTGAATTGGCCTGAAGGAGCAGTTTCTAGGGAAAGTATCAGAGCCGTGAAGAAGCTTGATCGACTAAag CTTATGATATCTCAACACGTAGACAGCTCAAGATCTTCACTCATTGACCTGCTGCATGGTTTGTTAAAATATGATCCATCCGAACGTCTAAC
- the LOC133689772 gene encoding serine/threonine-protein kinase AFC3 isoform X1: MVAAVVDIERMEKQQRVRKRPRFAWDVGPAQPEERAPVVARNEGMAARYVSPPRREDDREGHYMFNLGENLTPRYKILSKMGEGTFGRVLECWDRQTREYVAIKVVRSIHKYRDAAMIEVDILQRVAKNEKASSRCVQIRNWFDYRNHICIVFEKLGPSLFDFLKRNKYSPFPVDLVREFGRQLLESVAYMHDLRLIHTDLKPENILLVSSEYIKLPGSKRSSSDEMHFRCLPKSSSIKLIDFGSTAFDNQNHSSIVSTRHYRAPEVILGLGWSYPCDLWSIGCILVELCSGEALFQTHENLEHLAMMERVLGPLPEHMILRANRGAEKYFRRGSRLNWPEGAVSRESIRAVKKLDRLKLMISQHVDSSRSSLIDLLHGLLKYDPSERLTAWQALNHPFFKCPT; encoded by the exons ATGGTTGCAGCAGTTGTCGATATCGAAAGGATGGAGAAGCAGCAGCGTGTCAGAAAACGGCCAAGATTCGCGTGGGACGTAGGCCCCGCACAACcagag GAACGGGCTCCAGTGGTGGCTCGAAATGAGGGGATGGCGGCTAGGTATGTGTCCCCGCCGAGAAGGGAGGATGATCGTGAAGGACATTATATGTTTAATCTCGGCGAGAATTTGACTCCAAGAT ATAAAATATTGAGCAAAATGGGTGAAG GCACTTTTGGGCGAGTTTTGGAATGTTGGGATCGCCAAACACGAGAGTATGTGGCAATCAAGGTAGTACGTAGCATTCACAAGTATCGTGATGCAGCAATGATTGAAGTCGATATACTTCAGCGTGTTGCCAAGAATGAAAAAGCCAGCTCACG ATGTGTTCAGATTCGGAACTGGTTTGATTACCGCAATCACATTTGTATT GTATTTGAGAAGCTTGGACCAAGTTTGTTTGATTTTCTAAAGAGAAATAAATACAGCCCATTCCCTGTGGATCTTGTTCGGGAATTTGGACGTCAGCTTTTGGAATCTGTAGCAT ATATGCATGATTTACGCTTAATTCACACTGACCTGAAGCCAGAAAATATACTTCTTGTGTCATCTGAATATATAAAGCTTCCAGGCTCCAAG AGGAGTTCTTCAGATGAAATGCACTTCAGGTGCTTGCCAAAGTCAAGTTCCATTAAGCTGATTGATTTTGGTAGTACTGCATTTGATAATCAGAACCATAGCTCCATTGTTTCAACGAGACATTACAGAGCCCCTGAGGTCATTCTAG GTCTAGGTTGGTCTTATCcatgtgacttgtggagcattggTTGTATACTAGTTGAGTTATGCTCG GGCGAAGCTCTATTCCAGACACACGAGAACTTGGAACATTTAGCTATGATGGAGAGGGTATTGGGACCTCTGCCAGAGCACATGATTCTTAGGGCTAA TCGTGGAGCTGAGAAATATTTTCGGAGAGGATCCAGGTTGAATTGGCCTGAAGGAGCAGTTTCTAGGGAAAGTATCAGAGCCGTGAAGAAGCTTGATCGACTAAag CTTATGATATCTCAACACGTAGACAGCTCAAGATCTTCACTCATTGACCTGCTGCATGGTTTGTTAAAATATGATCCATCCGAACGTCTAAC